The nucleotide sequence CGATAGGGTAGGACCCCAAATGCCAAAGTAATATAACACCACCTATAATAGTGCTTGGGTCATCTTGACCAAAGAGTCGAGTAGACATAATTGGGTACATATTCGCAGGTATATATAAAATAACGGCGGTGATGAGTAGTGCCCAGGTTTTTTGTACACTCATCGCGTGTGCAGCAGGATCTTCTTGAGCAATTTTATGCTTACTTTCCTGTATCTCAATATTGTGGGCTTTTTCAACATCGGCCAATAACTGATACAACTGACGTTTATCTATATGTAAAACCACCAGTGTCATCGATAGTGCGAATAAAGTAAAAGCGTAAAAAGATAAACCGAGTGCAATGTCAGCCATCGACATAATTTTGATTAAGCTAACTAAAGCGCCAATTAAGAATATTTCTACCATGCTCCAGGGTAACAGTTTAAAAACCATGGCTAAAATACGCCGACCATTTTTTGGATATAATCCTTTATTCATCGGGATGAGTAAATAAATAATGGATACTAAAACTATACTGGGGATAGCAAAAATAGTCAGTAATTCAATCAAGGCTAGGATATGATAATTATTCTCGATTAAAATAAAAAAAGTATTGATAACATCAAAATGATTTTCTAAACCATTGGTACTAAAAGATAAAAAACTAAAAGGTAATGATGCTAATAAAAATATTAATGCTGTAATAGCAAAGGCTATAATTCTTTCATTTGCATTTTTATGTTTGGCACTCAAGGTGTATCCACAGCGAGGGCACTGTGCTTTTTGATTTTCTTTTAACTGGGGTAAGTTAATGGTTAGGGCACATTCATGGCACTGAACTTTAACGTAATATTCTTCGGTGTTTGGCAAATTTTCTTGGCATCGTAAATGCCGTCCTCAGTTTGAGTGAAATCTATTATTTTAAATTAGCATATATTCACAATAATTTACTTAATAATTTTATTGAAATTAAAGATTTACCTTTAAAGCAGTAGGCTATTAATGTTTTATTAACCTGAATTAACTACGCTTTTTTAATTATGTTTTTTAATAAAGTCTAAAGTGCTTAAGGATACTTTTTGAACTTGCGCTTGCAAGCAAGGCACAACATTGCTCTCAAACCATGGGTTTTTCTTTAGCCATATATTATTTCGGGGCTAGGGTGGGGGATTGGGATTATTGCTGGGGTAGTATTATGATAATAGTTTTGCCAATTCTCAACGGTTTCGGTTAAGGTTTTTTCTTGTCTTTCTGGTAAATGCCATTGTTGAGCATAACCACCAATAGCAATAATTAGCTCTACTTGCTTTAGTTGTTCAAGTATTTTTTTTCGCCATGTTTTTGCACATTCAGGCCGAGGAGCCAAGTCGCCAGATTTGCCTTTGCCGGGATAACAAAATGCCATGGGTAAAATGGCAAAGATTTTGTCATTATAAAAAGTGTCAGCATCAACACCTAGCCACAGTCTGAGTCTTTCTCCGCTTTTATCGTCAAAAGGAATACCTGATTGATGCACTTTTAGCCCTGGTGCTTGACCCGCGATGATAATTTTAGAAGATGGTGACATTTGTATTACCGGATTAACGCCATGCGGCAGAGATTCTTGGCAAAGTGTGCACTGACGTACATCATTTATCAATCGAGTGAATATATCTGACAATAGCGTTGACCTTTTTTAGAAGCTTTAGTTGTTCAAGATAATTGAAGCATCAGTGTTTGAAAAATTTAGGAATAGGGATAAAAAAAGTGCTGTTATCAATGAATGATAACAGCACTTTTGTGTTTAAATAAATAATTTAGCTAAGTTAACGCATTATTAACGTTTAATCGCTACTTTATTTTTTACTGAAACTTTTGCTTCAATACGTCTGTTTTCTGCATGTGCAGCAGCATTATTAGCAGAGTTTAGTAATTGCTCTTCACCCATACCTTTTGCCGTTAAACGTGAGGCATTAATACCAAAATCATGAGTTAACACAGCAACAATAGCATCAGCACGTTGTTGAGATAACTTTTTATTAAATGCAGCAGCACCTTGACTTGAAGTATGTCCAACAATCGTTAATGACGTATGTGGGTACTTTTTCATAAAGTCAGCGGCAGTTCTGATGTTGTCTAAATATTCAGCTTTTACAACTGCTTTAGAGTTATCAAAATTAACATGTAGGCGTAGCTCGTCATTTTCTTCTGTAAATACGGTACAGCCACGGCTATCAACTTTATCGGTCATTGGCGTAGTTTTACATTGATCTTTGCTATCAATAACACCGTCATTGTCGCTATCAAGTGGTTTAGCAACTACTGGCGCAGGTTGTACCGGTGTAGCTGGTCTAGCTTTTTTAGCGGTATCGCCAAAGAAGTAAACAAAACCGATTTGTGCACTTAGATCTGTATACTTATTGTCGAATTGATAATGGCCGTTACCTTCGAAGTATACAGCACTGCGGTCACTGACATAATGACGGTAACCAGCACCAACATTTGCTGATAAATCAGAATCAATAACGTCAATCACACTTGCGCCACCCATAACATAAAAGTTTTGTTTTGTTGGGAAGTATAGATAGTTTGCTGCGATGTTTTTGCCAGAAGGTGTAGAAGGCGCCCAACCCGTTCTGCTTAAGTTAAGATGAGTGTAAGAAAGTCTCAATTCTGAATACTCAGATAAACGATGACCAAACTCAATACCATAACCATTTGCGTGGTCGATATAGTCAACATCATTTGGCGCTAATCTGTCATCATCGGTGTTCATACGCATACCATGAATACCAAGATAGTTTTTACCGACAAGATCTTCTGCTTTAGGTTGCTCTTGTGCATTGACAGTGAATGCACAAAGTAAGCTTGAAATTAATAAAAGTGATGTTTTTTGTTGACGCACAATTGTATTCCTTTTGACATAAATGTTAATAAATTGTTTTGCTAAATTTCTCTATTGCTAATGCTTAGATATATTTTTTATTGCAAATGTATAGTGACTCCAGCATATATTATAAATAATAACCTTAATTTTGCTGAAAGTAATCATTGCCAATCGCTAATACCATAATTAGTGAGTAATTTATCTAATTTTCCTGAATTACGATAGTCGGTTATACCTTGGTCTATAACCTGTAAAAGCTGCACATCTATTATTTTCGATAGCGCAACATATAGCTGACTTGATTTCCCTTGCGTTCCTGCGTAGTTAAGTGGCGTAATGTTTAAACGCTTAACTTCACTTAATACTGCATTTTTACTGTCTAGTATTATATCAATATGACCAGACATTAAGCGATTTATATTTTGGTTTAGTGGGAAGTCGCCATGAGCGTAAGAAAATAAATTTGGCTTTTCAGCGATAAGTTCTTCAATAGATTGACCGTAAAAATAGCCTTTGATGATGCCAATGCTATGATTTTTACTAGCGTATTCAGCAAGTTCTGCAACTGAAGTAAATTGCCAGGCGTTGTTACTTTTAACAAAAAAATCATTAGCAAATATGCCGACAGGCATCGTCGAAGAGATTAATTGGTGATGATCAATATGTTGCTGTGTTAATCCTAAAACAATATCAACTTTATCATTTTTCAAAAGCATAATAGCTCTTGCTAAAGGTATGGTTTCATTTCTGACGATAAATTGTTTTTCTTGCAATATATCGTTTAACATTTCTACGATATAGCCAGGCTTTTGCGGATCTTGACAGATATAGGGACACCATATATCTGATGCCATGATTATTTCTTTGGCGTAAGTTTTATTTTGAAAGCAGCAAAGTGCCAGTAATAATATTATTTTCAGTATAAATACAGGTTTGCTATTAAACGTGTTGTAGAGTTCGTTGTTTTCATCGACATCGTGAAAAAAAGGATAATGCTTTACTGACATTTAATCACCTAAGACTTTATTCTATTTAATTTAAAGCTGTTTTCAAAAATTATATCATTAAATTGCTTTAGATACATTTGATTGTTGCTATACCTAGGTATAATGCAATTTATCGCTGTGAAGTAAAACAGAGAATTAAAATAGATAATTACTGAGTAATTAAACTGAGTAATTAAACTGAGTGTAAAACCAGACCAATCGGATTAAATAATATGAATACAGAAGCACCATACGCTATTGGCACATTTGGCAAAAAATGGACCGATGGTGACAAGGAAACATGGTTTCATCAGCAACAAAAAAAACGTAGCTATTTTGAACAAGTTGTCGCCCAACTTGATAGCTTAAGTGCTGACTTTACTATTGAACAATATGGTAATTTACTTTATGACGCCGAGAATTATCCTTTATATGCTTTAAAAACTGCAACGTGGTTAGATGATAAACCCGTTATTTTAATTACTGGTGGCGTACATGGCTATGAAACTAGTGGTGTCCAGGGTGCTATTCGTTTTTTGAAAACTGCAGCGCAGCAATACCAAGATCAATTTAACTTTGTTGTATTACCATGTGTTAGTCCGTGGGGCTACGAAACGATTAATCGTTGGAATCCATTAACTATTGATCCTAATCGCTCATTTCATGAAAACAGTTTAGCGCAAGAATCCACCGCAGTTATGCAATATGTCAGAGCACTTGGCATGGAATTTCTTGCTCATATTGATCTGCATGAAACGACAGATACAGATAATAGCGAATTTAGGCCAGCATTAGCGGCAAGAGATGCTATAGAGCAGAAAAATTGGAATATACCTGATGGCTTTTATTTGGTTGGTGATACCACAAAGCCTCAAGCTATGTTCCAAAAAGCGATTATTGATTCAGTAGAAAAGGTTACACATATTGCGCCAGCAGATGATGATAATAAACTTATCGGTGTCTCTTTAGCGCAACATGGCGTAATTAACTATGCGGGTCGTGAATTAGGTTTATGTATGGGCTTAACTGATGCGCCATATGTCACGACCACTGAAGTATACCCAGATAGCCCTCGTGCGAATGATGAAAATTGTATTCTCGCTCAAGTAGCTGTGCTCACCGGTGCGTTGAATTACTTATTAACGCTATAACGTTTTCAAGATCCGCTGTTAAGGTGTATTGCCACTAAAGTTAATTTATATAATACATCGACAATAACGTTGATTAAATAGGCATAGACGAGTATCTCTAGGCATTTGCCGATATTTTCTTGCATAATTAGTTATACATGTTATTTTTCCAGCATTAATTAATTTAGGATGTTTTTTCATGCCAAAAGCTAGTGATATAAAAAAGAATGCCGCGATAGAATATAACGGTAAAGTGATGATTGTTAGAGATATTGAACGTTCAGTACCTCAAGGCCGTGCCGGTGGTAGCTTATACAGAATGCGCATGTACGATGTCGTTACAGGTGGCAAAGTTGATGAAACATTTAAAGCCGAAGACATGCTTAACTTTGCTGATTTAACTCGTCGCCCAGCGATGTTTTCTTATATTGATGGTGAAGAATATGTTTTCATGGATAACGAAGACTACACGCCATACAACTTAAATAAATCTTCAATTGAAGATGAAGCGTTATTCATTACTGAAGATACCCAAGGGTTATTAGTTATTATTGTTGATGGTGTGCCGGTTGCTGTTGATTTACCGTCAAGTGTTGAGCTCGTGATCACAGAAACAGACCCATCTATTAAAGGTGGCTCGGCTACAGCTCGTACTAAGCCAGCTATTTTATCAACAGGTTTAACAGTTCAAGTACCTGAACATGTTTCAACCGGTGATAAAATTAAAATTAATACTGAAGATCGTAAATTTATGGGCCGTGCGGACAAATAATAGTCTAGTGACGAACCATGTTATAGATATCAGTAAAAGCCAACGATGAAAATCGTTGGCTTTTTTAATGTTAACCTACCGGTTAAGCAACGATGAAAAGTGAAATTTATTTATAACAATGAAACCACTTTTTAAATAAAAATCCTTGCACGTAATCAGCCTTAATTTTTTGAGCGAAAAGCATGTCGCTTTCAGTTTCTACTCCTTCTAGAATTATTTTCTTTCCTGCGCTATGAGCATAGCTAACTAATGCTTCTACCAGTAGCATAAACTGCTTATTGTGTTTTTCTGCCACCACATGCTTATCTAGCTTAATATAATCAACCAGTTGAATCACTGAAGTTGATACCATTGACAGTGGATTGCAAACATCATCAATTGCTGTGCTGATATCACTTTTGGCTAAAGTATCTATCATTGCTAAACTTTTAATCGCATCATTAATTTCTGAGTTTTCGATCAATTCAACCACTATATTGGCATTTTTGAAGTTTTTAAATAACTTTAAAAACGGGTTTTTGTCGTTGTCTTCACCGGTAGAAAAGTATGAGTCTTGATCTAAATTGACAAATATATCGCTTTGACTTGGCGCATGATCTAATTGTAATAATTTTTGTTGGTACTCAACTTGAAACAGCGTCAAAGGACTATCATGCAATGCAGCATAAATAATGTCAGGAGGAATATTATTATTGTTTTTATCGTAAAAGCGGGCCAAACACTCATAGGCCATAATTTCTTTTGATGCTAGATGAACGATTGGTTGATATTCAACACCGTAACGCTGTGATTCGATGAGCTCTATTAAATTTAAAGGGGAAATTTGTCTATTATTCATTTGTTATGGCAAAGAAATCATTCATTTGCGTATATCCTACTGCGATATGAGAAACGCATATTAAATGAGAATCATTTGTATGTAAATAATGGTATTCGATTGATCTCGTTGAATTTGTCACTTTAAATAGTGCAAAAATGAGTGTTAGATGCTTTTGTGTACAATAGTTAAGTCATTAGCAATGGCTAGGATACTTATCGTTCATCTCAATTGACTTTAACCTGTATTGGATAAGCCTGTAGTGGATAAGTTTTATTTGTGATTAATTTATAATCGCAACGAGTAATAACCGCAATTCATGACGGTCTCATTCAGATGACTGATAAATCATATCGTTCTTCGTTAACCTTGACATGCAATATGCCACGATAAAGTAAAATAATTTTCAAATGCTTCACGATAGAGCCCAACGTAATACCAAATGCAATAAGTTATTGATCAATTTTAAGCGCGGATAAATGGTTCAAGAACAAGGCGCTTGATTGAGTAATAGCGGGCGTGTGTGATTGAAAAAAAAGCAGTTATTGACGATTTAAACTGCCTTAAAAAGATCGATTGCTTATTTCAATTGGTATAAGTGTCGGTAACGCTTATTGCTTATTTACTCGACTTTTAAAACCCGTCAGTGATCATCTATATGTGCTGGTGAATACGTATGCATGAATACGTATTCACCAGCACATACATCCCTATCTAGCGTTTAATAAATATACAGCTATTGTCGTCACGCGTCGTTTAAGCGCTAAAGCTTGTGACAAATTTGCTGCAGAAAAATAAAAAAAGCTCATAAAAGTTAATAAAACTTATAAAAATAAATAATATAACAAGGTGATTGTGATGAAAATAAAAGAGTTTTTAAGTGTGGTATTCGTGCTGCTATTTAGTGTTAATGCCTACAGTGGCATCATTAACAATATAGGCAATGGCGACTTTCAACGCTGTGATTTTCAAGATTGGCAAAAGGATACCGACAGTTTTGGTGATCCTGGTGCAACGGGAGATTTTAGTATCAACAATAATGCCGGTAATTGTAGTGCGGTTATTAGTGTAGATATATCAGATGGTGCTACCGCGTTTAATGCCAATACGCTTTTCACAGTATTAGATTTAACGGTTGCCAGTGGTGAGTTGCAGCTTAGTTTTGATTGGAACTTTTCTGGTTTTGATGACGGTAGTTTCTTAGCCGACAGCTTCTTTGTCAGCTTAAGTAATGGCACAGGAAACTTATTTAACGCTAATGGTGAACTTGGCCATCTCATTGAAGCAAGCAGTATCTACGACTCAGGCTCTTTTTCCGTTTTACTCGATTCTAGTTTTTATAATCAAACGAATTGGACGCTAGACTTTACCGTGCAAGCTGGCTTTAACGCGACTTCTGTGTCTTCAAAGCTCGGTATTGATAATGTGTCATTAGCTTCTGTTGCGACTTCGGTGCCAGAGCCTAGTACGCTCATCATGTTATTTATTGCTATGGTGCTTTTTATTAATCAGCAGCGCCACAATGTTAACCGAGGATAAGAGTGATGAGTTTGTCTAAAAAACCTATATTGCTACCAACCCTATTATTCACGCTATTATTGATGTTACTGACAGCACCTTTTAGTTATGCTGCATGGGAGAATACTATTGAAACTGAGTTTAGTTATTCTCCTCGCCCCATTTATGACCGTATTAATAACCAATATTTGTCTGTTGTTAGTCTTACCAATCAAAGTAGCACAACAATAACGGGCCCATTCCGAGTTTTCATTCCAACCAGAAGCCACCAAGTACGCAATATGGATGGTAATGATAATGGTGTTCCTTATGTCAATTTGTCGATTGACGAATTAGGTGCAGGTGCCAGCCATAAATTTACTTTACAGCTTGAACTCAAACGTGCACTTATTGCTTTTGAATTAATCAATAAAGTAGAAGTGATAGCCCCTAGTACAGGGCTTGAATTAAACGACGATCAAATTGCCATTTTTTATCAACGCGCAGATGGCAACTACGATGGTTGGGGATTACACCTATGGAATGGTGAAGGCTGTGGCAATTATGCCAGTCCGACCACTGACAGTGCTCATTTTAATCAGTGGCCATCTCCATACCCGGTTGACGGTGTACACCCAGAATATGGCGGCTATTATATTCTTAGCGTAGAGCCTGGTGCCGATTGCTATAACTTCATCATTCATAAAGGCAATGACAAAGCGCTGGGTGCTAATAATAGTCGTTTCGAGCCGGCAAAAGCTACACAAGGCCAGCAAGCATTTACCTTTAATGGCTACCCTGATATCTGGTATACACCAGTAACCACTCGACCTATTTTTCTTGATGGCGCGCGCGTTCATTGGTTAGACACCAGTACGCTATTATGGTCAACCGATGTCAACAATGCCGATAGTTATCGTTTATATTATTCAGCAGATGCCGGTATTGAAGTTATCAGTCAAGCGCTACTGAATGGCTTACCTTATAAAACATTGACCAACAAAGATGCTAACGCTAGTTACTATCAACAAAACCCTCACTTGAACGGCTTTAAAGGTTTTACGTTAGATATTGATGATGCCAAAGCAAAACAGTTGGTTAAAAATCAATTACTGGTCGTCGCTTTAGATCAACAAGGTAATTTACTCGATGCAACACGTGTGCAATCGCCGCGTTTACTAGATTATTTGTATACCCGTAACAGCTTAGACGCTGATGAGGCGAGCTTAGGCCTTAACTATCAAAACGGCCAAGTCACAGCATCAGTTTGGGCTCCGACGGCAAGCCAAGTGGCGATAAAAATTTATAATGCCGCGAAGCAGGAAGTAACGAGTCAGCCAATGACTGTCGATGAAGCGACAGGGATTTGGTCTTATAGCATGGAGAAATCGGCTGTTGATCGCCTTTATTACCGCTATCAATTAACTGTATTTCATCCACTGACCAGTAAAATGGAAGATTTAACCGTTACAGATCCCTATTCTGTCGGTTTATCTACCAATGGCCGATATAGTCAATTTGTTGATTTAAGTGATGATGAATTAAAGCCACAAGGTTGGGATAATCATGTGGTACCGACAATAGCGAACTTTGAAGATAGTATTATTTATGAAGGTCATATTCGTGACTTTAGTGCCCTAGACCAAAGCACAAGTACAGAGAACCGCGGAAAATACCTTGCTTTTACCGAAGCAAATTCTTTACCTATGCAACATTTACAACAGCTACAGGAAGCAGGGCTAACGCATTTTCATGTTTTACCTGCCAACGATATTGCTTCAATAGAAGAAGACCCAAGCAAACGTGTTGATGTTACTGATACGGTCGCAGATTTATGTCAACTTAACGCCAATGCCCCGGTATGTGGTGTTGAAAATGGCAATACTGTATTACTTGATGTTTTAAAAGGTTATGACCCAAGTACAACTGAAGCACAAGCATTGGTTGAAGCAATGCGCCGTTTTGATGGTTTTAACTGGGGTTACGACCCACAACATTTTGCTGCGCCTGAAGGTAGTTATGCTTCAAACGCTGATGGTGTTAGTCGCATTATTGAAATGCGTGCAATGAACCAAGCACTGCATGAAACAGGACTACGCGTAGTGCTTGATGTTGTTTACAATCATGCAGCTTCATCTGGCCTTTATGATAATTCTGTTTTAGATAAAGTTGTACCGGGTTATTACCACAGATTAAATGAATATAGCGGTGCGATTGAAACATCAACGTGTTGTGAGAATACCGCAACCGAGCATCGGATGATGGCTAAATTAATGAATGATTCCTTAGTCAGCTTTGCCAAAAACTTTGGTTTTGACGGCTTTAGATTTGATTTAATGGGACATATTCCTAAGCAAGCTATTCTTGATGCAAGAGATGCCGTATTAGCCGTAGATGCCGATAGTTATTTTTATGGTGAAGGTTGGAATTTCGGTGAAGTTGCCAATAACCGCCGCTTTGAACAAGCTTCACAGCTTAATATGGCTGGCAGCGAAATAGGTACATACTCTGACCGACAACGTGACGCTGTTCGCAGTGCTGCTTTGTTTAATGACGGTGGCAGTTTAGGTGAGCAAGATGTTATCCGTATTGGTTTAGTCGGTAATATTGATAGTTATCAGTTTGTTGCTGCTAGTGGCAATTATTTATCTACCTATGATTATCAATGGAACGGTCAACCTGCAGGTTACAGCAGTGATCCTGCGGATACCGTCAATTATGTATCTAAGCATGACAATGAAACCTTATGGGATCAGCTGCAATACAATCTACCGGCCCAAATGAGCCTTAGCGATAAAGTGCGTGTGCAAAATATTGCGCTTTCTTTACCGCTATTAAGCCAAGGTATTCCATTTTTACAAATGGGCTCAGATTTAATTCGCTCAAAATCAATGGATAGAAATACCTATGATGCTGGTGATTGGTTTAACCGTATTGATTTCACTCAAGCACAAAGCAATTGGAATATTGGCTTACCGTTAGCCCAAGACAACCAAAGTAAATGGTCAACCATTAGTGGTATCAGTGCCAACACGAACAATGCTTTTGGCGCGCAAGAAATCAACTTAACCAGTGCTTTATTTAAAGAGTTTATCAATATTAGAGCAACCAGTAAGTTATTTAGATTAACCACCGCAGAGCAAGTATCTAATCGTATTAAGTTTCACAATGTTGGTACAGAGCAGCGCCAAGGTTTAGTCGTGATGAGTTTGGATGATGGATTAGGGCTAACTGATCTGGACCCTGCAAACGATGCCATTGTGGTGTTATTTAATGGTACTAGCAGCGAGCAGTCATTTAGCGTTACTAATGCGACTAACTTTGAACTACATCAAAATCAGATAAACTCGGCTGATACTCGAGTGCAAAGCGCTAGTTTTAGTGATGGTAACTTTGTTGTACCCGCATTAACGACTGCCGTATTTGTGAAACCACAGAGTGAAGTGCAAGGTTTTGGTTTATCGGCATTGCCGCCTTATGACACCAACACCATTTATTTACGTGGCGCCATGAATAACTGGGATACTTCTTTACCTTTCACTTATATCGGTAATGATAAATACCGCTTGGCTGCTGACTTAACTCAAGGTGAATACCAGTTCAAAGTTGCTGACGGTAGTTTTTCAACGGCAAATATCGGTGGCGGTTTTAATATGCCTATCGCTCAAGCAGCTAGTTTAACTAACGGAGGTGATAATTTAACCCTAAACCTTATTGCTGATGGTCAGTATCTTTTTGAATTAGACGCCAGCGACAGACAAAGCCCAAGTTTATTGATAACACCGGATGATCCGCTAGCAATACCCGCACCTTTCGGTGACGCGGTTATTTACTTACGAGGTTTAATGAATGAATGGGACACTACTCGCCCGTTAACCTATCAAGGTAAGGGTATTTATAGTGGCAGTTATCAAATTAGCGGTGGTCAGCATTCGTTAAAAATTGCTGATGTTGATTGGGGCGGAACCGGTGGTGCTAATTTAGGCGGAGCACACAATATCGCGCTAGGTGTTGGCGTTGAGCTAACCCCAAGCGCTAATGACAATCTCTCATTAACGCTTATTAACACCAAGACATTGGCTTTTGTACTAGATGCCAATGACATCAATAAACCACGGTTAACGATAAGTGAAATAATAGAATAACGCTATACAACTCCTTACCGGATTCTAGAATCCTGAGAAATAAAAGTATTGATAATGAATAATTACGCTAAGCATTGGTTTACGCAATGCTTAGCGTTTTAATCCAATACTTTAGTCGATTATTTATGTTGATTTTTGACAAATAGAACATGTCGAATGACTAATAATTACTTGTAAGACATTAAAAAGATTAATGAAATTGTTCTCAAATTCCTTTAAGCTATAACTCATTTTTATTAAATCGACAGCCTAGCCAATACAGGGTTATACCTTTTGGTATTGTCAGCAGTCTACGGAAGATAAATATGCGTTCATGGAAGCTTTGCTTAAACATTTTGTTATTAAACATCGTTTTATCTAGTCTGGTTTGTTTGCCTGCAAGTGCTTACGCTAATGATCAAATTAGTGGTATTTGGAAACATACCGAAAAACCAGCATGGCTTGAAATTATATTTGAATCAGGCGTGGGTGCAGTTTCCATTCAACGTCATGACAATAATGTAAAAGCCGCAGGACTTAATATTATTAAGCATCTGGTTAAAGATATAAAGCCTGAGACAAATCAGCCACCTCAATGGCATGGACAGATGTATTCTGCCGCGGAAGATGGATATGTTAGTGTTCGGTTAATTCTAATTAACTCAACAACTATCACAGTATTTGAAAGTAGCGATGTAAAAGAATTAAACGAGATACTGAGAATAACAAAAGTACCACCAACAAACTCTTAACATCAATCTTAAGTGGCATATAAGGTTATTCACTGCTATCGAAGAGAATCGATATTTATCATCAATGTTAGTAAGTTATGATTTTTATTACTTTGACAGTCTCTACATAATCTATTAATAACCCTGATTGTATTCAGCAAAGCTACTTATAATTGCTCAGAATTAAGAATTAAGAATTAAGAATTA is from Colwellia sp. Arc7-635 and encodes:
- a CDS encoding uracil-DNA glycosylase family protein produces the protein MSDIFTRLINDVRQCTLCQESLPHGVNPVIQMSPSSKIIIAGQAPGLKVHQSGIPFDDKSGERLRLWLGVDADTFYNDKIFAILPMAFCYPGKGKSGDLAPRPECAKTWRKKILEQLKQVELIIAIGGYAQQWHLPERQEKTLTETVENWQNYYHNTTPAIIPIPHPSPEIIYG
- a CDS encoding M14 family metallocarboxypeptidase; the protein is MNTEAPYAIGTFGKKWTDGDKETWFHQQQKKRSYFEQVVAQLDSLSADFTIEQYGNLLYDAENYPLYALKTATWLDDKPVILITGGVHGYETSGVQGAIRFLKTAAQQYQDQFNFVVLPCVSPWGYETINRWNPLTIDPNRSFHENSLAQESTAVMQYVRALGMEFLAHIDLHETTDTDNSEFRPALAARDAIEQKNWNIPDGFYLVGDTTKPQAMFQKAIIDSVEKVTHIAPADDDNKLIGVSLAQHGVINYAGRELGLCMGLTDAPYVTTTEVYPDSPRANDENCILAQVAVLTGALNYLLTL
- a CDS encoding PEP-CTERM sorting domain-containing protein, which translates into the protein MKIKEFLSVVFVLLFSVNAYSGIINNIGNGDFQRCDFQDWQKDTDSFGDPGATGDFSINNNAGNCSAVISVDISDGATAFNANTLFTVLDLTVASGELQLSFDWNFSGFDDGSFLADSFFVSLSNGTGNLFNANGELGHLIEASSIYDSGSFSVLLDSSFYNQTNWTLDFTVQAGFNATSVSSKLGIDNVSLASVATSVPEPSTLIMLFIAMVLFINQQRHNVNRG
- the yeiP gene encoding elongation factor P-like protein YeiP gives rise to the protein MPKASDIKKNAAIEYNGKVMIVRDIERSVPQGRAGGSLYRMRMYDVVTGGKVDETFKAEDMLNFADLTRRPAMFSYIDGEEYVFMDNEDYTPYNLNKSSIEDEALFITEDTQGLLVIIVDGVPVAVDLPSSVELVITETDPSIKGGSATARTKPAILSTGLTVQVPEHVSTGDKIKINTEDRKFMGRADK
- a CDS encoding EAL domain-containing protein, yielding MNNRQISPLNLIELIESQRYGVEYQPIVHLASKEIMAYECLARFYDKNNNNIPPDIIYAALHDSPLTLFQVEYQQKLLQLDHAPSQSDIFVNLDQDSYFSTGEDNDKNPFLKLFKNFKNANIVVELIENSEINDAIKSLAMIDTLAKSDISTAIDDVCNPLSMVSTSVIQLVDYIKLDKHVVAEKHNKQFMLLVEALVSYAHSAGKKIILEGVETESDMLFAQKIKADYVQGFLFKKWFHCYK
- a CDS encoding transporter substrate-binding domain-containing protein — translated: MSVKHYPFFHDVDENNELYNTFNSKPVFILKIILLLALCCFQNKTYAKEIIMASDIWCPYICQDPQKPGYIVEMLNDILQEKQFIVRNETIPLARAIMLLKNDKVDIVLGLTQQHIDHHQLISSTMPVGIFANDFFVKSNNAWQFTSVAELAEYASKNHSIGIIKGYFYGQSIEELIAEKPNLFSYAHGDFPLNQNINRLMSGHIDIILDSKNAVLSEVKRLNITPLNYAGTQGKSSQLYVALSKIIDVQLLQVIDQGITDYRNSGKLDKLLTNYGISDWQ
- a CDS encoding paraquat-inducible protein A, yielding MPNTEEYYVKVQCHECALTINLPQLKENQKAQCPRCGYTLSAKHKNANERIIAFAITALIFLLASLPFSFLSFSTNGLENHFDVINTFFILIENNYHILALIELLTIFAIPSIVLVSIIYLLIPMNKGLYPKNGRRILAMVFKLLPWSMVEIFLIGALVSLIKIMSMADIALGLSFYAFTLFALSMTLVVLHIDKRQLYQLLADVEKAHNIEIQESKHKIAQEDPAAHAMSVQKTWALLITAVILYIPANMYPIMSTRLFGQDDPSTIIGGVILLWHLGSYPIAAIIFVASVVVPVAKILVLAWLNYSVQKQSDKLSLERVKWYRLAEFVGRWSMIDVFVVIVLASLIQLGPTMSITPGAATIAFSGVVVTTMLAAMSFEPQLIWKNKNNEQ
- a CDS encoding OmpA family protein, giving the protein MRQQKTSLLLISSLLCAFTVNAQEQPKAEDLVGKNYLGIHGMRMNTDDDRLAPNDVDYIDHANGYGIEFGHRLSEYSELRLSYTHLNLSRTGWAPSTPSGKNIAANYLYFPTKQNFYVMGGASVIDVIDSDLSANVGAGYRHYVSDRSAVYFEGNGHYQFDNKYTDLSAQIGFVYFFGDTAKKARPATPVQPAPVVAKPLDSDNDGVIDSKDQCKTTPMTDKVDSRGCTVFTEENDELRLHVNFDNSKAVVKAEYLDNIRTAADFMKKYPHTSLTIVGHTSSQGAAAFNKKLSQQRADAIVAVLTHDFGINASRLTAKGMGEEQLLNSANNAAAHAENRRIEAKVSVKNKVAIKR